From a single Brassica napus cultivar Da-Ae chromosome C9, Da-Ae, whole genome shotgun sequence genomic region:
- the LOC106393667 gene encoding uncharacterized protein LOC106393667 yields the protein MGFDQLITQCMMQCITTVTYSFLINNEVAGNVHPQREIRQGDPLSPYIFILCGEVLSGLCKKEQARGTLAGLKVARNSPNINHLLFADDTMFFTKTDPQCCASLLSILHRYEAVSGQKINTAKSSISFSAKTPQDIRQRVKDHLGIEKAGGVGKYLGLPEHFGRKKIDLFASIVDKIHQKSVSYSSRFLSTAGRATMVQSVLSPIPSFAITCFELPVGLCKQIQSELTRFWWNSKEGEKKICWTSWDKLTLPKQLGGLGFRDIQLFNQALLAKIGWRIITKPECLLARTLLGKYCHSTSFLKVSKPSNGSHGWKRILLGRDLLLKHLGKAIGDGEMPLQDQDLLVSDLLSRETKEWNQALIEKLLPELKEHILSIRPSITGTSDSYIWTQQKSGIYSAKSGYYAAQREKIQSTSTLLDHPNWNWQKYIRNPKLLPKVKFFIWRCAINNLPTGENLQKRGLLTHTLCTKCGEVETLEHILFQCETAKKVWELFPWTVTPDPQDVSPFRSMLQSSFTKVNLPPLGTSANLFAWICWSLWLNRNQLTFENKQVAPIEILSKSIRLLKDWEHAQIKPPQAPNIPPPLFPNQIAASSTTVCFTDAAWNKATNEAGLAWIFTTRSGQEISRGCLYQEHVSSALMADSLAIRAALGHAASLDITIIWLRSDCKGLIQAITTNHRSVELFGVLADIESIISTAFLSFHASFLPRSQNGPADSLAKASLCNKTSPH from the exons ATGGGGTTTGACCAATTGATCACACAATGCATGATGCAATGCATAACCACAGTTACTTACTCCTTTCTGATTAATAACGAGGTCGCGGGTAATGTGCATCCACAAAGGGAGATCCGTCAGGGAGATCCGCTGTCTCCGTACATCTTCATTCTGTGTGGAGAGGTTCTCTCAGGTCTCTGTAAGAAAGAACAAGCAAGAGGAACATTAGCTGGTCTGAAAGTGGCAAGAAATAGCCCAAACATCAACCACTTACTCTTTGCAGACGACACCATGTTCTTTACAAAAACCGATCCCCAATGCTGCGCTTCACTACTTAGTATACTTCACAGATATGAAGCAGTGTCCGGACAGAAGATAAACACGGCAAAGTCTTCTATCTCCTTCTCTGCAAAGACACCTCAGGACATCAGGCAGAGAGTTAAGGATCATCTCGGAATTGAAAAAGCAGGAGGGGTAGGAAAGTATCTTGGCTTACCTGAGCACTTCGGCAGGAAGAAGATAGATCTCTTTGCTTCCATTGTGGACAAGATCCATCAGAAGTCAGTAAGCTACAGCTCCCGATTCCTCTCCACTGCAGGCAGAGCCACTATGGTACAATCTGTACTATCCCCAATCCCCTCGTTTGCGATAACTTGTTTTGAGCTTCCTGTGGGATTATGCAAACAAATACAATCAGAGTTAACGAGATTCTGGTGGAACTCTAAGGAAGGTGAAAAGAAAATCTGCTGGACTTCATGGGATAAACTGACCTTACCTAAACAACTAGGCGGACTGGGTTTTCGAGATATCCAACTTTTCAATCAGGCGCTGCTAGCGAAAATAGGTTGGAGAATCATCACCAAGCCGGAGTGTCTACTAGCCAGAACCTTGCTAGGTAAATACTGTCACTCCACCTCTTTCCTCAAAGTCTCCAAGCCCTCCAATGGATCACACGGCTGGAAAAGAATCCTCCTTGGAAGAGACCTTCTCCTCAAGCACTTAGGTAAAGCAATAGGGGATGGAGAAA TGCCCCTGCAAGACCAAGATCTTTTGGTGTCGGACCTCCTTTCGAGAGAAACAAAGGAGTGGAACCAAGCTCTTATTGAGAAACTCCTCCCGGAACTGAAGGAACATATTCTCAGCATTCGTCCAAGCATCACTGGTACAAGCGACTCCTACATCTGGACACAGCAGAAATCGGGAATTTATTCAGCAAAATCAGGATATTATGCAGCACAAAGGGAAAAAATCCAATCGACATCTACACTCTTGGATCACCCTAACTGGAATTGGCAAAAGTACATCCGGAACCCAAAGCTGCTCCCTAAAGTGAAGTTCTTTATTTGGAGATGTGCGATAAACAATCTGCCTACTGGAGAGAACCTACAAAAGAGAGGCTTGCTAACTCATACCTTATGCACCAAATGTGGAGAAGTAGAAACTTTGGAGCACATATTGTTCCAATGCGAAACAGCCaagaaagtgtgggaactcttcCCCTGGACAGTCACGCCAGATCCTCAAGACGTTTCCCCATTTCGCTCCATGCTCCAATCATCCTTCACCAAGGTAAATCTACCACCTCTGGGTACCTCCGCTAATCTCTTCGCTTGGATATGTTGGAGTTTGTGGCTTAACAGGAATCAGCTTACTTTTGAGAACAAACAAGTAGCCCCAATCGAAATTCTCTCCAAATCCATCCGGCTCCTCAAAGATTGGGAACACGCGCAGATCAAGCCACCCCAAGCCCCCAACATCCCACCGCCACTGTTCCCTAATCAGATCGCTGCGTCTTCAACCACCGTCTGCTTCACCGATGCGGCATGGAACAAAGCTACCAACGAAGCGGGTTTGGCTTGGATTTTCACAACCCGATCAGGACAGGAAATCAGCCGAGGCTGCCTCTATCAGGAACACGTCTCCTCAGCGCTCATGGCGGATTCTCTGGCGATACGGGCTGCTCTAGGACACGCCGCCTCGCTCGACATCACAATAATCTGGCTCAGATCAGACTGCAAAGGGCTTATTCAAGCCATCACCACGAATCATCGCTCGGTTGAACTCTTTGGGGTTCTTGCGGACATTGAATCGATTATCTCTACTGCTTTCCTTTCCTTTCACGCTTCTTTTCTTCCAAGATCACAAAATGGACCTGCTGACTCTCTTGCTAAGGCTTCACTTTGTAACAAAACTTCCCCACACTAA
- the LOC106393668 gene encoding immune-associated nucleotide-binding protein 13-like, which yields MSWESNGVNVEVDWKPERTLVLLGRTGNGKSATGNSILGETKFLSKTRGIFITKECKLHTSMQPNGQRINVIDTPGLFSASSTPDFTIREIVRCLRLAKDGIDAVILVFSVRNWLTEEEQLTLRTLKILFGSQIVDYMIVVFTNGEAFDDGDTLDDYLDDCPEFQDILKECDDRKVLFDNRRNIPKSKKDKQVQDLLNFVEQISKKNNGKPFMADLSLELRENEATLEEKQKQIQAMKGQSKQEIAQVKKEMEKTYNEMLEGIKGKIANQLKESLNDVKEQLAKAQVAREEAEKKMSEMHKLSSDEIRRLRDQLNNAERETARLRRQQRTQKCSVL from the exons ATGTCTTGGGAATCAAATGGAGTAAATGTGGAAGTTGATTGGAAACCTGAAAGAACTCTAGTCCTGCTTGGTCGGACTGGGAATGGTAAAAGTGCGACTGGAAATAGCATCCTAGGAGAAACAAAGTTCCTGTCAAAAACAAGAGGAATATTCATTACTAAAGAGTGTAAGCTACATACTTCTATGCAACCAAATGGTCAGAGAATCAATGTTATCGATACTCCTG GTCTGTTCAGTGCTTCCTCGACGCCAGATTTCACCATCAGAGAAATTGTAAGATGCTTACGTCTGGCTAAAGACGGCATAGATGCAGTCATTCTGGTTTTCTCTGTGAGGAACTGGTTAACAGAAGAGG agcaATTAACACTTCGCACATTAAAGATCCTTTTTGGAAGCCAGATCGTTGACTACATGATTGTGGTTTTCACCAATGGAGAAGCATTCGATGATGGAGATACACTTGATGACTATTTGGATGATTGTCCTGAGTTTCAG GATATTCTCAAAGAGTGTGATGACCGCAAGGTGCTGTTTGACAATAGGCGTAATATCCCAAAAAGCAAGAAAGACAAGCAAGTCCAGGATCTTCTCAACTTCGTGGAGCAAATCTCAAAGAAGAACAATGGAAAACCATTTATGGCTGACTTATCACTTGAGCTAAGG GAGAACGAGGCTACGTTAGAGGAAAAACAAAAGCAGATTCAAGCAATGAAGGGTCAGTCGAAACAAGAGATAGCACAAGTTAAGAAGGAAATGGAGAAAACTTATAACGAAATGCTCGAAGGGATAAAAGGgaag ATCGCTAACCAACTGAAGGAATCACTGAATGATGTGAAGGAGCAACTAGCTAAGGCACAAGTAGCGAGAGAAGAAGCCGAGAAAAAGATGTCTGAAATGCATAAGCTATCTTCTGATGAGATCAGGAGGCTGAGAGATCAACTCAACAACGCTGAGAGAGAAACCGCTAGATTGCGCAGACAGCAGCGTACACAAAAATGCTCTGTTCTTTAA
- the LOC125592586 gene encoding secreted RxLR effector protein 161-like: protein MSDEMSEVEIDYMSRVPYASDVGSLMYAMVCTRPDLAHAVSVVSRFMVQPRKDHWIAVKRIFRYLKGTSDIGLVYGDKDPRLVTGYFDSDHAGDVDSMRSMTGYVFTLGGSVVSWKATLQSTVTLSTTEAEYMALTEAAKEAIWLRGLVNDLGLHHDQATVFCDSLSAICLAKDQVRHERTKHIDVRYHFLRDEKRIEVKKVGTTDNLADMFTKPVPHSKFKHCLDLLNISSC from the coding sequence ATGagtgatgaaatgtctgaagtGGAAATCGATTATATGTCACGTGTTCCTTATGCTAGTGATGTAGGAAGTTTGATGTATGCTATGGTTTGTACAAGACCAGATCTTGCACACGCAGTCAGTGTTGTGAGTAGGTTCATGGTTCAGCCGCGAAAGGACCACTGGATCGCTGTGAAGAGGATTTTTCGGTACCTTAAGGGTACATCTGATATTGGTCTTGTCTATGGAGACAAGGATCCGAGACTGGTTACTGGGTATTTTGATTCGGATCATGCAGGAGATGTGGACAGCATGAGATCTATGACTGGTTACGTATTTACTTTGGGTGGTTCTGTTGTGAGCTGGAAGGCGACTTTGCAGTCGACAGTGACTTTGTCTACAACTGAGGCAGAGTATATGGCATTGACAGAAGCTGCTAAGGAGGCAATATGGTTGAGAGgattggtcaatgatcttggtCTTCATCATGATCAGGCTACTGTGTTTTGTGATAGCTTAAGTGCTATCTGCTTAGCCAAGGATCAGGTTcgtcatgagagaaccaagcatatCGATGTAAGATACCATTTTCTGAGAGATGAGAAGAGGATTGAAGTGAAGAAGGTAGGAACGACTGATAATCTTGCGGATATGTTCACTAAGCCGGTTCCTCATAGCAAGTTCAAGCATTGTCTTGATTTGCTAAACATCTCAAGCTGTTAA